In one Drosophila pseudoobscura strain MV-25-SWS-2005 chromosome X, UCI_Dpse_MV25, whole genome shotgun sequence genomic region, the following are encoded:
- the LOC117184370 gene encoding uncharacterized protein, whose protein sequence is MAKQWINQATKLELQNYCEEFGLEKLDGLETQKKKLLQFSERADLPIHIRGRLEQLASNQSRGKSPRTKSPRQQSPKGLPQKPTMEEIQGETRTGRKKSLFPKQIKKGLPQAEAIIEKIRKWDLIFTGKGGLLEFLSRMEELAETYGVEPDHLVVAMPIILEESALDWWHTKPAPVTFISPRCQEELSKQVAERKQAETETVRDYVQEIRKLMRFGTYTEQKKLEIIYQNCRLPLKLYVKRREFQTLSEFIIIAEEFEKIETDAGHSKVTGRQWNYPQNDQPAWQRTQYRQRKCQICGNYGHEARTCSREPVLYCWTCNKQGVRTIDCCRNQPENTGRRTNLRNCCGPKPAERDNTQLIFDKKQLLGRARIGSQLMEVIIDTGATRCMINERVAEKLKGEGIEGVENRLIQLADGSTRRTTRRIQITVELGGKETTQSFLIMTGVPDTPILGIEFLKDAGTSITCGEATINFNGEPNPKRKEESSRNSVTEPTDKDVLDLNPERPMPEPEPRKPIQRGTIPGEWNVPKNFELATTSIKLVKAKLHDRPKHTQRRFKLWNEEQEACWVKIGRAGDVRISAWFQTKSTDNAPLGKEGGV, encoded by the coding sequence ATGGCAAAACAATGGATAAATCAAGCAACGAAACTGGAGTTACAGAACTATTGCGAGGAATTCGGATTGGAGAAACTGGACGGACTAGAgacccaaaagaaaaaactactACAATTTTCGGAGAGAGCAGACCTCCCAATACATATTCGAGGGAGGCTAGAACAACTAGCAAGTAACCAATCACGAGGCAAAAGCCCGAGAACCAAGAGCCCAAGGCAACAATCGCCAAAAGGATTaccacaaaaaccaacaatggaAGAGATCCAAGGGGAGACCAGGACAGGCAGGAAGAAATCGCTCTTTCCAAAACAGATAAAGAAAGGATTACCACAAGCAGAAGCGATAATAGAAAAAATACGCAAGTGGGACCTGATCTTTACAGGAAAAGGAGGGCTGCTAGAATTCCTGAGCAGGATGGAGGAATTAGCAGAAACCTACGGGGTAGAACCGGACCACCTCGTAGTCGCAATGCCGATAATCCTGGAAGAAAGCGCGCTAGACTGGTGGCACACAAAGCCAGCGCCAGTCACATTCATATCCCCCAGATGCCAAGAGGAGCTATCAAAACAAGTGGCAGAGCGAAAACAagcggaaacagaaacagtccGAGACTATGTCCAAGAGATAAGGAAGTTAATGAGGTTCGGAACCTACACAGAGCAGAAAAAACTTGAAATAATATACCAGAACTGCCGGCTGCCGCTGAAACTATACGTGAAGAGAAGAGAATTCCAAACGCTGTCGGAATTCATTATCATCGCAGAGGAATTCGAAAAAATAGAGACAGATGCAGGACACTCCAAGGTTACAGGTCGCCAATGGAATTACCCACAAAACGACCAACCAGCATGGCAAAGGACGCAGTACCGACAAAGGAAATGTCAAATATGTGGAAACTATGGGCACGAGGCCCGAACATGCAGCAGGGAACCCGTACTGTACTGCTGGACCTGCAACAAACAAGGAGTACGTACAATAGACTGCTGCAGAAATCAACCGGAAAACACAGGGCGCAGGACCAACCTGCGAAACTGCTGTGGCCCAAAACCAGCTGAGCGGGACAATACACAATTAATATTTGACAAGAAGCAACTTTTAGGACGGGCCAGGATTGGATCACAACTGATGGAAGTAATCATCGATACAGGGGCAACAAGATGCATGATAAACGAAAGGGTGGCCGAAAAACTAAAAGGAGAAGGTATCGAAGGAGTGGAAAACAGATTAATCCAGCTCGCAGATGGAAGCACTCGGAGAACAACACGAAGAATCCAAATAACAGTAGAACTAGGGGGAAAAGAAACCACCCAATCATTCCTAATAATGACAGGGGTACCAGACACCCCCATACTAGGAATTGAATTCTTAAAGGATGCAGGCACATCAATAACGTGCGGAGAAGCCACAATAAACTTCAACGGGGAACCAAACCCAAAGAGAAAAGAGGAAAGCTCAAGAAATTCGGTAACAGAGCCAACGGACAAGGACGTGCTGGATCTCAACCCCGAGCGGCCAATGCCGGAACCGGAACCCCGGAAACCCATCCAGAGAGGCACCATCCCGGGCGAATGGAATGTCCCGAAAAACTTCGAACTAGCGACCACGTCGATCAAACTAGTCAAAGCGAAACTCCACGACCGCCCAAAACACACTCAACGACGGTTCAAACTATGGAACGAGGAACAGGAGGCGTGTTGGGTCAAGATCGGCCGAGCTGGAGATGTCCGCATCAGCGCCTGGTTCCAAACAAAATCAACTGACAACGCCCCACTGGGAAAGGAGGGGGGAGTGTGA
- the C901 gene encoding sushi, nidogen and EGF-like domain-containing protein 1, with the protein MLPCNLGVPATVLLTTMITTLSIEDSDAYRRNFEVRQSSNSKIPLWKKRACEKPQNNKANSHYVCDEEGDFTCLPGWQGDLCQVPMCRRGCDPMNGYCQRPGECRCRIGYSGEMCDKCIPLPGCQHGDCTKPFECICKPGWSGLFCTEPSCRSGCHSTRGYCEAPGECRCRIGYAGRTCGECATMPGCQHGTCNKPLECLCLPGYTGLLCQTPLCASDCSKQHGYCRRPGECRCKVGWTGSQCDKCFPYPGCANGDCEAPWECNCHPGWGGMLCDEKLSYCVENPETCENEGKCVSVSREDGSYRCLCRQGYLGKNCEIRDDFLLTSVAPLRITPPPLPLELELDDVVAGVPDDSDNGNGNGNTMGGQVEKFPASNVPKRRTNDTAAVPTPTMLTAGTAPLSTATTRTTGTTPTTTMSTMATLAAAGAGSVAGSHNATNEALSVVALRPDGAPTMEHATTTRTTTGKTMAAVKSNATSEAAPSPAPAPSATQFAGHEQLKTTLAPAAPATSAGVTTTQAHTGAEYEAEADEDDDDDEEEDGEYEEDDEDEEDEDEEDDEDDNDQLLPNII; encoded by the exons ATGTTGCCGTGCAATTTAGGGGTGCCGGCGACGGTCCTACTGACCACCATGATCACCACCCTCAGCATAGAAGACAGCGACGCTTACAGGCGAAACTTTGAGGTTCGCCAAAGCAGCAACTCCAAGATTCCGCTCTGGAAAAAACGT GCGTGCGAGAAGCCCCAAAACAACAAGGCCAACTCCCACTATGTGTGCGACGAGGAGGGCGACTTCACGTGTCTGCCTGGATGGCAGGGCGACCTCTGCCAGGTGCCCATGTGCCGGCGAGGCTGTGATCCGATGAACG GCTACTGCCAGCGGCCAGGCGAGTGCCGATGCCGCATCGGCTACAGTGGCGAGATGTGCGACAAGTGCATTCCGCTACCGGGGTGCCAGCACGGTGACTGCACCAAGCCCTTTGAGTGCATCTGCAAGCCCGGCTGGTCTGGACTCTTCTGCACAGAAC CCAGCTGTCGAAGTGGATGTCACAGTACCCGCGGCTACTGCGAGGCCCCCGGAGAGTGCCGCTGCCGCATTGGCTACGCGGGACGCACTTGCGGCGAGTGCGCCACCATGCCGGGCTGCCAGCACGGGACCTGCAACAAGCCGCTAGAATGCCTCTGTCTGCCCGGATACACGGGACTGCTCTGCCAGACGC CTCTATGCGCCTCGGATTGCAGCAAGCAGCACGGCTACTGCCGCAGGCCTGGCGAGTGTCG CTGCAAGGTGGGCTGGACGGGCAGCCAGTGCGACAAGTGCTTCCCCTATCCCGGATGCGCGAACGGAGACTGCGAGGCGCCCTGGGAGTGCAACTGCCATCCTGGCTGGGGCGGTATGCTGTGCGATGAAA AGCTGAGCTACTGCGTGGAGAATCCGGAGACGTGCGAGAACGAGGGCAAGTGCGTCTCGGTGAGCCGCGAGGACGGCAGCTATCGGTGTCTATGTCGGCAGGGGTATCTTGGGAAGAACTGCGAGATACGCGACGACTTTTTGCTTACATCGGTGGCGCCTCTGCGCATTACCCCGCCGCCCCTtccgctggagctggagctggacgaTGTGGTCGCAGGTGTGCCTGATGACAGcgacaacggcaacggcaacggcaacacaATGGGTGGGCAGGTGGAAAAGTTTCCAGCAAGTAACGTGCCAAAACGCCGGACAAATGACACCGCAGCTGTGCCCACACCAACAATGCTGACAGCGGGCACCGCACCGCTGAGCACAGCCACGACAAGGACGACAGGGACGACGCCGACGACAACGATGTCGACGATGGCCACGttagcagcagctggagccgGCTCTGTCGCTGGCAGCCACAATGCGACTAATGAAGCGTTAAGCGTTGTTGCTTTGCGCCCGGATGGGGCGCCAACAATGGAGCATGCTACCACGACacgaacaacaacaggaaAAACAATGGCTGCGGTAAAGAGTAACGCAACAAGTGAGGCAGCCCCCTCCCCAGCGCCAGCCCCATCTGCCACACAATTTGCTGGCCACGAGCAGCTAAAGACAACGTTGGCGCCAGCTGCACCAGCAACATCAGCGGGCGTGACCACCACCCAGGCCCATACCGGGGCCGAGtatgaggcagaggcagacgaggatgacgacgatgatgaggaggaggacggcgagtacgaggaggatgatgaggacgaggaggacgaggacgaggaagaCGATGAGGATGACAACGATCAACTCCTACcaaatattatataa
- the Myo10A gene encoding uncharacterized protein Myo10A isoform X2: protein MSQSVRSNKSWQAPGSADKAVQLQSGGSVPHKFSSIVNKVESLINKMHHDKVNSFKLLQQQGQDNAKERAQAQRKRHDQEQDQAQAQEGEKHMDQDQGQGQDQECKCASLDSMNNLTDGDSCEEHEILYTDSDDAEIAHITGITSAQVHHGQPNHPHPHLQNQNQHQHQQLQRRSDLDQLTNESIRDLNEQCCASLRLDLCGHGSGSELGNDNDNAWSVEEDIVYKCCTTASAPVGQCEQCCFEEQLSYKLQLNQRDDNNNEEQSARDLDMRMELELELEQELGADANVEHMGLPMALGLGNSSNPSTGAVGGAASPPAPGVLPGTSSSMLLLGSKTRRVSNASSGSVSRMETILEEPTESKISVKEILARFETMNSHESQSKASTLSSGARAAAQTLNVPLERLESRQAHAQRNEHGNLNGNEGEKQQQQHQQSELHHHLQQQQHHHQQQQHQQQQQHQQQQLEDALEEQQLAAEQHHQGQQQRFMKQQSYLHSARKPNAGQQPSSLTNGQSQQTDQTQQQHQQQQSMTHHDLDANYMQEETNGGTPPSVTKYSLLQFAMQHFRNDQLRDADRHHERHQSQSQSQSAANRSYAELVKWQGHAIRLPLLRLPNDLASLALECFDCVLRYCGDIPLDPELTEVKCVYTVLMHCHKYLALRDEVYCQLMKQTTANRSPCPDSSQRAWRLLSILAAYFGCSDALRPYLMEHLTSAASDRRRSCHGTAAVCLTNLRKTARCGGRKNVPSVEEVTAVSAGRSARRQIYRLPGGAERVVNTRCSTVVADVIAELCSLLGVESEAEQQEFSLYCIVQGDAFTMPLAADEYILDVTTELLKSGQPFYLIFCRSVWHFALKREPAPMPLYVEVLFNQVAPDYLEGLLLELPGNGVPMPEMVRDMARIAALLHRAADLSHVPAMKEIKFLLPKPALGIREIRPAQWVGLVQSAWPQVAGLSPSQVKAQFLNVLAAWPLFGSSFFAVKRIWAEEAPHVEDNHSPMWRDLILALNRRGVLFLDPNTHETLQHWSFMEVISTRKVRSEDGALFLDMKVGNLMQQRVIRVQTEQAHEISRLVRQYITMAQISQRDKRELN, encoded by the exons atgTCGCAGAGCGTACGCAGCAACAAGTCCTGGCAGGCGCCGGGCAGTGCAGACAAAGCGGTCCAGTTGCAGTCCGGCGGAAGTGTTCCGCACAAGTTCAGCAGCATCGTCAACAAGGTGGAGTCGCTGATCAACAAGATGCACCACGACAAGGTCAATAGCTTcaagctgctgcagcagcaaggCCAGGATAACGCGAAGGAGAGGGCGCAggcacagagaaagagacacgATCAGGAGCAGGAtcaggcgcaggcgcaggagGGGGAAAAGCATATGGATCAAGATCAGGGTCAGGGTCAGGATCAGGAATGCAAATGCGCCTCCCTAGACTCGATGAACAACCTCACGGACGGTGACAGTTGCGAGGAGCACGAGATACTCTACACCGACTCGGACGATGCGGAAATAGCCCACATAACGGGCATCACCTCCGCCCAGGTGCACCACGGACAGCCAAaccatccgcatccacatctccagaatcagaatcagcatcaacatcagcagctgcagcgccGCAGCGATCTTGACCAGCTGACAAACGAGAGCATCCGCGATCTGAACGAGCAGTGCTGCGCCTCACTGCGCCTAGACCTGTGCGGTCACGGATCCGGCTCCGAGCtgggcaacgacaacgacaacgccTGGAGCGTCGAGGAGGACATCGTGTACAAGTGCTGCACCACCGCCAGTGCCCCCGTCGGCCAGTGCGAGCAGTGCTGCTTCGAGGAGCAGCTCAGCTACAAGCTGCAGCTCAACCAAAgagacgacaacaacaacgaggaGCAGAGTGCGAGGGACTTGGACATGcggatggagctggagctggagctagagCAGGAGCTGGGAGCAGATGCGAACGTGGAGCACATGGGCTTGCCCATGGCTCTTGGACTGGGAAACTCTTCCAATCCATCCACCGGTGCCGTCGGTGGCGCCGCTTCCCCTCCAGCTCCTGGCGTGCTCCCAGGAACGTCGTCGAGCATGCTTCTGTTGGGCAGCAAAACGAGGCGGGTGAGCAATGCGAGCAGTGGCTCGGTGAGCCGCATGGAAACCATTCTCGAGGAGCCCACCGAATCGAAGATATCTGTTAAGGAGATCCTCGCCCGGTTCGAGACGATGAACTCCCATGAG TCACAATCGAAGGCCTCGACGCTCTCGTCGGGCGCCCGAGCCGCTGCCCAGACCCTAAATGTTCCGCTGGAGCGCCTGGAATCTCGCCAGGCGCATGCCCAGCGCAACGAGCACGGCAACTTGAACGGGAACGAGGGggagaagcagcaacagcagcaccagcagtcGGAGCTGCACCAtcacctgcagcagcagcagcaccaccaccagcagcaacagcaccagcagcagcagcagcaccagcaacaacagctggAGGATGCCCttgaggagcagcagctggcggctGAGCAGCATCACCAGGGTCAGCAGCAGCGCTTCATGAAGCAGCAGAGCTACCTGCACTCGGCCCGCAAGCCGAATGCAGGCCAACAGCCCTCCTCCCTCACCAATGGCCAGTCGCAGCAGACGGAtcagacgcagcagcagcaccagcagcagcagtcaatGACGCACCATGACCTGGACGCCAACTACATGCAGGAGGAGACCAACGGCGGCACACCGCCCTCGGTCACGAAGTACTCGCTGCTCCAGTTCGCCATGCAGCACTTCCGCAACGA CCAACTGCGGGACGCCGATCGACATCATGAGCGAcaccagtcccagtcgcagtcgcagtcggcCGCCAACCGCTCCTATGCGGAGCTGGTCAAGTGGCAGGGCCATGCCATACGCCTGCCGCTACTCCGGCTCCCCAACGACCTGGCCTCTCTGGCGCTCGAGTGCTTTGACTGCGTTCTCCGCTACTGCGGCGACATTCCACTCGATCCTGAACTCACCGAGGTCAAATGTGTCTACACGGTGCTCATG CATTGTCACAAATATCTGGCCCTGAGAGACGAGGTTTACTGCCAGTTGATGAAGCAGACCACGGCTAACCGATCACCCTGCCCGGACAGCTCGCAGCGCGCTTGGCGCCTGCTCAGCATTCTGGCCGCTTACTTCGGCTGCTCGGACGCCTTGCGTCCGTACCTGATGGAGCACCTGACGTCGGCCGCCTCGGACCGTCGTCGCTCCTGCCACGGCACGGCGGCCGTCTGCCTGACGAACCTCCGTAAAACGGCCCGCTGCGGCGGCCGCAAGAACGTGCCAAGCGTGGAAGAAGTGACTGCCGTGTCCGCCGGGCGCTCGGCCAGGCGACAGATCTACAGACTGCCGGGAGGGGCTGAGCGGGTGGTAAACACGCGCTGCTCCACGGTGGTGGCCGATGTCATAGCCGAGCTGTGCTCACTGCTGGGCGTGGAGTCGGAGGCCGAGCAGCAGGAGTTCTCGCTCTATTGCATCGTGCAGGGCGACGCCTTCACCATGCCCCTGGCCGCCGACGAGTATATACTGGACGTGACAACGGAACTTCTCAAGTCCGGGCAGCCCTTCTACCTGATCTTCTGCCGCTCAGTATGGCACTTTGCCCTCAAGCGCGAGCCGGCTCCCATGCCGCTGTACGTAGAGGTGCTTTTCAACCAGGTGGCCCCCGACTACTTGGAGGGCCTTCTCCTGGAGCTGCCCGGCAACGGGGTTCCCATGCCAGAGATGGTCCGTGATATGGCCAGGATCGCGGCGCTACTGCACCGTGCCGCTGACCTCAGTCACGTGCCGGCCATGAAGGAGATCAAGTTTCTGCTGCCCAAGCCGGCGCTGGGGATACGCGAGATACGACCGGCCCAGTGGGTCGGCCTGGTGCAGTCCGCCTGGCCGCAGGTGGCGGGCCTGAGCCCGAGCCAAGTAAAGGCTCAGTTCCTTAATGTGCTGGCCGCCTGGCCGCTCTTCGGCAGCAGCTTCTTTGCCGTGAAGCGCATCTGGGCTGAGGAGGCGCCGCACGTGGAGGACAACCACAGCCCCATGTGGCGGGACCTAATCCTGGCCCTGAACCGGCGTGGAGTGCTCTTCCTCGATCCCAACACGCACGAGACCCTGCAGCACTGGAGTTTCATGGAAGTGATATCCACGCGCAAG GTTCGCTCGGAGGACGGAGCCCTTTTCCTGGACATGAAGGTCGGCAATCTCATGCAGCAGCGCGTGATTCGCGTTCAGACGGAGCAGGCGCACGAGATATCGCGCCTGGTGCGTCAGTACATCACGATGGCCCAAATCAGTCAGCGGGACAAGCGGGAGCTCAATTAG